In a single window of the Nodularia spumigena CCY9414 genome:
- a CDS encoding DNA-directed RNA polymerase subunit beta'', translating to MTKEKVVFRNRVVDKGQLRKLISWAFTHYGTARTAVMADKLKELGFRYATKAGVSISVDDLMIPPTKRSLLEAAEEEIRATETRYQRGEITEVERFQKVIDTWNGTSEALKDEVVVHFKNTDPLNSVYMMAFSGARGNISQVRQLVGMRGLMADPQGEIIDLPIKTNFREGLTVTEYIISSYGARKGLVDTALRTADSGYLTRRLVDVSQDVIIREFDCGTTRGIPVRAMTEGGKILIPLAQRLLGRVIAEDVIHPTTKEVIAPRNTPVCDDLAAEIHKAGVTEVVARSPLTCEAARSVCQHCYGWSLAHAKMVDLGEAVGIIAAQSIGEPGTQLTMRTFHTGGVFTGEVAQQVRSKTEGTIRLPRKLRTRTYRTRHGEDALYVEANGIINLEPKKDGSGDKEHQEIHVTQGSTLYVHEGQKVKIGQLLAEVALGGRTTRTNTEKAVKDVASDLAGEVQFADVVPEQKTDRQGNTTTTAARGGLIWVLSGEVYNLPPGAELVVKNGDEIAENGVLAETKLTSVHGGVVRLPEATPGKSTREIEIITASVVLDQATVTVESSQGRNHYLITTGNNQVFNLRATPGTKVQNGQVVAELIDERYRTNTGGFLKFGGVEVQKKGKAKLGYEIVQGGTLLWIPEETHEVNKDISLLLVEDGQFVEAGTEVVKDIFCQNSGVIEVTQKNDILREVVVKPGELLMVDDPEAVMGRDNTFVQPGEEFQGTVATELRYIQYVESPEGPALLSRPVVEFAVPNNPDVPSTTSISQQTGRSIQMRAVQRLPYKDSERVKSVEGVELLRTQLVLEIEQDGEQDHTASPLAADIELVLDEENPDVQRLQLVILESLVIRRDITADATQGSTQTSLEVEDGDSIAPGAVVARTQILGKEGGVVRGVRQDSEAVRRCLVLRDSDKLIMNTSVLPTVKQGDLLVEGAEIAPGIFAEDSGQVLSVSNITPSSATGESALTAQQYAINIRVGRPYRVSPGAVLQIEDGDLVQRGDNLVLLVFERAKTGDIIQGLPRIEELLEARKPKEACILARRSGELKVVYGDGDEAIAAKVMESNGVVTDYPLGPGQNLMMPDGSMISAGEPLSDGPSNPHEILEVFFSLGSEDGVYACASHALQKVQTFLVNEVQMVYQSQGIDISDKHIEVIVRQMTNKVRIDDGGDTTMLPGELVELRQVEQVNEAMAITGGARAQYTPVLLGITKASLNTDSFISAASFQETTRVLTEAAIEGKSDWLRGLKENVIIGRLIPAGTGYNTYEEPGAIDEYAIAEGNGVLDEVDDSLDMVLDDRTARTYNLDSPGLAESGFGKRRTERPILDEDDELIADEISDLVDDDDDDYEEVDDEEDDYDS from the coding sequence ATGACTAAGGAAAAGGTAGTTTTTCGCAATCGCGTCGTTGACAAGGGTCAACTGAGAAAGTTAATTTCCTGGGCGTTCACCCATTATGGTACGGCGCGCACGGCGGTAATGGCTGATAAGTTGAAAGAGTTGGGTTTTCGCTATGCTACCAAGGCTGGGGTTTCTATCAGTGTAGATGACTTGATGATTCCGCCCACAAAGCGATCGCTCCTCGAAGCAGCCGAAGAAGAAATTCGCGCCACGGAAACTCGTTATCAACGGGGTGAAATTACTGAAGTGGAACGGTTCCAAAAGGTAATTGATACTTGGAATGGTACGAGTGAGGCACTCAAAGATGAGGTGGTGGTTCACTTTAAGAACACTGACCCTCTGAACTCGGTGTATATGATGGCCTTCTCTGGGGCGCGGGGGAATATCTCTCAAGTGCGGCAGTTGGTGGGGATGCGGGGGCTAATGGCAGACCCCCAAGGGGAAATTATTGACTTACCCATTAAAACCAACTTCCGCGAAGGTCTGACGGTCACCGAATACATTATTTCCTCTTACGGTGCAAGAAAAGGGTTGGTAGATACCGCACTACGCACTGCGGACTCTGGTTATCTCACCCGTCGGCTGGTGGATGTCTCCCAGGATGTGATTATTCGGGAATTTGACTGCGGCACTACCAGAGGAATTCCCGTGCGGGCGATGACCGAAGGCGGCAAAATCTTGATTCCCCTGGCACAACGCCTACTGGGTCGGGTAATTGCTGAAGATGTCATCCATCCCACTACTAAGGAAGTAATTGCACCCCGCAATACTCCGGTTTGTGATGATTTGGCGGCAGAAATTCACAAAGCTGGTGTAACTGAAGTGGTGGCGCGATCGCCTCTGACTTGCGAAGCAGCGCGTTCGGTGTGTCAACACTGCTACGGCTGGAGTTTAGCCCATGCCAAAATGGTAGACTTGGGCGAAGCCGTGGGGATTATTGCCGCCCAAAGTATCGGTGAACCCGGCACACAGTTGACCATGCGGACATTCCACACTGGGGGTGTATTCACCGGGGAAGTAGCCCAGCAAGTGCGTTCTAAAACCGAAGGAACCATTCGTTTACCTCGCAAATTACGCACCAGAACTTATCGCACCCGCCACGGCGAAGATGCGCTGTATGTAGAAGCCAATGGCATCATTAATCTGGAACCGAAAAAAGACGGTTCTGGAGACAAAGAGCATCAAGAAATTCATGTGACTCAAGGTTCCACTTTATATGTCCATGAAGGACAAAAAGTAAAAATCGGGCAGTTACTAGCAGAAGTGGCTCTGGGTGGACGCACAACCCGCACCAATACAGAAAAAGCCGTGAAGGATGTGGCTTCTGATTTGGCTGGGGAAGTGCAGTTTGCCGATGTAGTGCCAGAACAAAAAACAGACCGCCAAGGCAACACTACCACCACAGCCGCAAGGGGTGGCTTGATTTGGGTGCTGTCTGGGGAAGTTTATAATTTGCCTCCTGGTGCGGAATTGGTGGTGAAAAATGGGGACGAAATTGCCGAAAATGGCGTTTTGGCAGAAACCAAGTTAACCAGTGTGCATGGTGGTGTGGTGCGCTTACCCGAAGCTACCCCCGGCAAAAGTACCAGAGAAATTGAAATTATTACCGCTTCTGTGGTTTTAGACCAAGCCACCGTCACTGTGGAAAGTTCCCAAGGGCGTAACCACTATTTAATTACCACTGGCAACAACCAGGTGTTTAACCTGCGGGCTACTCCAGGAACCAAGGTGCAGAATGGTCAGGTGGTGGCGGAGTTGATTGATGAGCGCTATCGCACCAACACCGGCGGCTTTTTGAAGTTCGGGGGTGTGGAAGTTCAGAAAAAAGGCAAAGCCAAGCTGGGTTACGAAATTGTCCAGGGTGGAACTTTGCTGTGGATTCCTGAAGAAACCCACGAAGTGAATAAGGATATTTCCTTGCTGTTGGTGGAAGATGGGCAGTTTGTAGAAGCCGGCACAGAAGTTGTGAAGGATATCTTCTGCCAAAACAGTGGGGTAATTGAAGTCACTCAGAAAAATGACATTCTCCGGGAAGTAGTGGTGAAACCTGGGGAACTGCTGATGGTGGATGACCCAGAGGCGGTAATGGGACGAGATAATACTTTTGTCCAACCTGGGGAGGAGTTTCAAGGGACTGTGGCCACGGAGTTACGCTACATTCAGTATGTGGAATCTCCTGAAGGACCGGCGTTGTTGAGCCGTCCGGTGGTGGAGTTTGCTGTGCCGAATAATCCCGATGTGCCTTCCACTACTTCTATTAGTCAACAAACAGGGCGTTCGATTCAAATGCGGGCGGTGCAACGTCTGCCTTATAAAGATTCCGAACGGGTGAAGTCTGTGGAAGGTGTGGAACTGTTGCGGACTCAGCTGGTGCTGGAAATTGAACAGGATGGCGAACAGGATCATACAGCTTCGCCTTTAGCCGCAGATATTGAGTTGGTGTTAGATGAAGAAAATCCTGATGTGCAGCGCTTGCAGTTGGTGATTTTGGAATCTTTGGTAATTCGTCGCGATATTACCGCCGATGCTACCCAAGGTAGTACCCAAACGAGTTTGGAGGTGGAGGATGGCGACAGCATTGCTCCTGGGGCTGTGGTAGCCCGGACTCAAATTTTGGGTAAGGAAGGCGGTGTTGTGCGGGGTGTGCGTCAAGACTCGGAAGCGGTGCGGCGCTGTTTGGTGTTGCGCGATAGTGACAAGCTGATTATGAATACCAGTGTTTTACCCACGGTGAAGCAGGGTGATTTGTTGGTGGAAGGGGCAGAAATTGCTCCGGGAATCTTCGCTGAGGATTCTGGGCAAGTGTTGTCTGTGAGTAATATTACTCCTAGCTCTGCCACTGGGGAGTCGGCTTTGACTGCTCAACAATATGCCATCAATATCCGCGTCGGTCGCCCTTACCGAGTCAGCCCTGGGGCGGTGTTGCAAATCGAAGATGGGGATTTGGTGCAACGGGGTGATAATTTGGTGTTGTTGGTGTTTGAACGGGCGAAAACTGGGGATATTATCCAAGGTTTGCCCCGGATTGAAGAATTGCTGGAGGCTCGTAAACCCAAGGAGGCGTGTATTTTGGCGCGGCGCTCTGGTGAGCTAAAGGTGGTTTATGGTGATGGGGATGAGGCGATCGCTGCTAAGGTGATGGAATCCAATGGTGTAGTGACAGATTATCCCTTGGGACCTGGGCAGAATTTGATGATGCCGGATGGTTCGATGATTTCGGCGGGTGAACCGTTGAGTGATGGTCCATCGAATCCCCATGAAATTTTGGAGGTGTTCTTTAGTTTGGGTTCGGAGGATGGCGTTTATGCTTGTGCTAGCCATGCTTTGCAAAAGGTGCAGACTTTTTTGGTGAATGAGGTGCAGATGGTGTATCAGTCTCAGGGGATTGATATTTCTGACAAGCACATTGAGGTGATTGTGCGCCAGATGACCAACAAAGTCAGGATTGATGATGGTGGGGATACTACCATGTTGCCTGGGGAGTTGGTGGAACTGCGCCAAGTGGAGCAGGTGAATGAGGCGATGGCGATTACTGGCGGGGCGCGGGCGCAATATACGCCGGTGCTGTTGGGGATTACTAAGGCTTCGTTGAATACTGATAGCTTTATTTCGGCGGCTTCGTTCCAAGAGACTACCAGGGTGCTAACGGAAGCGGCGATTGAGGGTAAGTCTGACTGGCTGCGGGGCTTGAAGGAAAATGTGATTATTGGGCGGTTGATTCCGGCTGGTACTGGTTACAATACCTATGAGGAACCAGGGGCGATTGATGAATATGCGATCGCTGAAGGTAATGGGGTATTGGATGAGGTTGACGATTCTCTGGATATGGTATTGGATGACCGCACAGCCCGCACTTACAATTTAGATTCTCCTGGGTTGGCGGAATCTGGGTTTGGCAAACGCCGCACCGAAAGACCTATTCTGGATGAAGATGATGAATTGATTGCTGATGAAATAAGCGATCTCGTAGATGATGATGATGATGATTACGAGGAAGTAGATGACGAAGAGGATGATTACGATAGCTAG
- a CDS encoding GIY-YIG nuclease family protein: MSTEINIPSLANLEYIPYIDDQGRVIEAFQGKIGVYAIFDQAKVLQFVGYSRDVYLSLKQHLVRQPQECYWVKVQTIARPSRTVLENIENAWIAENGSVPLGNADHKESWTQPINVLPLMTPEEEEKYHHPANDELAQIKILKNISRRVEAEILGVLKDRGLQEQFRFSPKLKEEGLLDLK, encoded by the coding sequence ATGAGTACTGAAATAAATATTCCTTCTTTGGCAAACCTGGAGTATATTCCTTACATTGACGACCAGGGTCGAGTAATTGAAGCATTTCAAGGAAAAATAGGAGTATACGCCATCTTTGACCAAGCCAAAGTGTTGCAATTTGTAGGATATTCCCGCGATGTTTACCTTAGTCTGAAGCAGCATTTAGTTCGTCAGCCTCAAGAATGTTATTGGGTAAAGGTTCAAACTATTGCACGCCCTAGCCGCACGGTTTTAGAAAATATTGAAAATGCTTGGATTGCTGAAAATGGTAGTGTTCCTTTAGGAAATGCAGATCACAAGGAAAGTTGGACACAACCTATAAATGTTCTCCCATTAATGACACCTGAAGAAGAGGAAAAATATCACCATCCAGCTAATGATGAATTGGCACAAATTAAAATCTTAAAAAATATTTCTCGGCGAGTGGAAGCAGAAATTTTAGGTGTCTTGAAAGACCGGGGGTTGCAAGAACAATTTCGTTTTAGTCCTAAGTTGAAGGAGGAAGGTTTATTAGATTTAAAGTAA
- a CDS encoding protein kinase domain-containing protein, with product MQMLLNNRYQVIRTLGSGGFGETFMAEDTQIPSSRRCVIKQLRPIQNNPQIYQLVQERFQREAAILEDLGGFTDQIPTLYAYFQLEGQFYLVQEWISGDTLTAKLQKQGLFSESAVREILVDLLPVLEYVHSKRIIHRDIKPDNTIMRERDSKSVLIDFGAVRESMGTVVNSQGNPTSSIVIGTPGYMPSEQAVGRPVYSSDLYSLGLTAIYLLTGKQPQELESDSHTGEIVWRQYASQINPILAGVLDQAIAYHPRDRFPTAKEMLSALQFASSSVPPTIPYQQPLVATAPATAPPPVPSQYTVAVSPGSTGLPPEPVSKPKGIFLGSLIVGGLIGASILIGFAMNRPPQLVQPVTQSTGTLKPPEINQDQVLNITQPVNSSSATTVPYLWLSERAVIDADLDGKDGLELDIMRNSIYARHGRRFNTPGLQKYFNAQSWYNPVYSPKAFPIKLLSQLEQRNARYISKYQDRYQRRYFPK from the coding sequence ATGCAAATGCTGCTAAACAACCGCTATCAAGTGATTCGGACTTTGGGGTCTGGTGGATTTGGGGAAACTTTTATGGCGGAGGATACCCAAATTCCTTCTAGCCGTCGCTGTGTGATTAAACAACTCAGACCTATTCAGAATAATCCCCAAATTTATCAATTGGTACAGGAACGGTTTCAAAGGGAAGCCGCAATTTTAGAAGATTTGGGTGGATTTACTGACCAAATCCCTACGCTGTATGCCTATTTTCAGTTGGAGGGGCAATTCTATTTAGTTCAAGAGTGGATTTCGGGTGACACGTTAACAGCAAAACTGCAAAAGCAGGGGTTGTTTAGTGAAAGTGCGGTGCGGGAAATTCTGGTGGATTTGTTACCAGTGCTGGAGTATGTCCACTCAAAGCGCATTATTCACCGCGATATTAAGCCGGATAACACTATCATGCGTGAGCGTGATAGTAAATCAGTATTAATTGATTTCGGTGCGGTGCGGGAATCTATGGGAACGGTGGTTAATTCCCAAGGTAATCCTACCAGCTCGATTGTCATTGGTACGCCTGGATATATGCCCAGTGAGCAAGCAGTCGGGAGACCAGTTTATTCGAGTGATTTATATAGTTTAGGTCTGACAGCAATTTATTTACTGACTGGGAAACAGCCACAGGAATTAGAGTCAGATTCTCATACAGGTGAAATTGTCTGGCGACAGTATGCAAGCCAGATTAATCCTATATTAGCAGGGGTATTAGACCAGGCGATCGCCTATCATCCACGCGATCGCTTTCCGACGGCTAAAGAAATGCTGTCAGCTTTGCAATTTGCTTCATCCAGTGTACCTCCCACAATACCTTATCAACAACCATTAGTAGCAACAGCGCCAGCCACAGCACCACCTCCCGTCCCATCTCAATACACAGTTGCGGTTAGTCCAGGATCTACCGGACTACCTCCTGAACCAGTCAGTAAACCAAAGGGAATTTTTCTCGGCAGTTTAATTGTAGGTGGTTTGATTGGTGCTTCTATTCTGATTGGTTTTGCCATGAATAGACCACCCCAACTAGTTCAACCAGTTACCCAGTCAACGGGAACATTGAAACCACCAGAGATTAACCAGGATCAAGTCCTCAATATTACGCAACCGGTAAATTCTTCATCTGCGACCACAGTTCCTTATTTATGGCTGTCGGAAAGAGCCGTAATAGATGCTGATTTGGACGGCAAAGACGGTTTAGAGCTAGATATTATGCGAAATTCGATTTATGCTCGTCACGGTCGTCGCTTTAATACTCCTGGCTTACAAAAATATTTTAATGCTCAAAGTTGGTATAATCCTGTATACTCACCAAAAGCATTTCCTATTAAATTGCTGTCACAATTAGAGCAGCGTAATGCTAGATATATTAGTAAATATCAAGACCGTTATCAAAGAAGATATTTTCCGAAATAA
- a CDS encoding serine/threonine-protein kinase: MQMLLNNRYQVIRTLGSGGFGETFLAEDTQMPSSRRCVIKQLRPIQNNPQIYQLVQERFQREAAILEDLGGFTDQIPTLYAYFQLEGQFYLVQEWISGDTLTAKLQKQGLFSESAVREILVDLLPVLEYVHSKRIIHRDIKPDNIIMRERDSKSVLIDFGAVRESMGTVVNSQGNPTSSIVIGTPGYMPSEQAAGRPVYSSDLYSLGLTAIYLLTGKQPQELESDSQTGEIVWRQYARQINPILAGVLDQAIAYHPRDRFPTAKEMLSALQFASSSVPPTIPYQQPLVATAPATAPPPVPSQYTVAVSPGSTGLPPEPVSKPKGIFLGSLIVGGLIGASILIGFAMNRPPQSVQPVTQPSNSFKEPATNQSEVPNVTPPVNSPIARITEPSPNPIEPEEVTQPVNPSPPKTVPPQPPVYQPPAVIQPETLRPSPAESVENYYININQGHYETAWNQLAPSLQSNQRLHPDGYLSYIDWWGGKVESVNVEQVSLLEASEETATVNAKFQYLMKNGRRVPGSVNFFLLWDAENSRWVVSQVK, encoded by the coding sequence ATGCAAATGCTTCTGAATAACCGCTATCAAGTGATTCGGACTTTAGGATCTGGTGGCTTTGGCGAAACTTTTCTGGCGGAAGATACTCAAATGCCTTCTAGTCGTCGCTGTGTGATTAAACAACTCAGACCTATTCAGAATAATCCCCAAATTTATCAATTGGTACAGGAACGGTTTCAAAGGGAAGCCGCAATTTTAGAAGATTTGGGTGGATTTACTGACCAAATCCCTACGCTGTATGCCTATTTTCAGTTGGAGGGGCAATTCTATTTAGTTCAAGAGTGGATTTCGGGTGACACGTTAACAGCAAAACTGCAAAAGCAGGGGTTGTTTAGTGAAAGTGCGGTGCGGGAAATTCTGGTGGATTTGTTACCAGTGCTGGAGTATGTCCACTCAAAGCGCATTATTCACCGCGATATTAAGCCGGATAACATTATCATGCGTGAGCGTGATAGTAAATCAGTATTAATTGATTTCGGTGCGGTGCGGGAATCTATGGGAACGGTGGTTAATTCCCAAGGTAATCCTACTAGCTCGATTGTGATTGGTACGCCTGGATATATGCCCAGTGAACAAGCAGCCGGTAGACCAGTGTATTCTAGTGATTTATATAGTTTGGGATTGACAGCAATTTATTTACTCACGGGGAAACAACCACAGGAGTTAGAGTCAGATTCTCAAACAGGTGAAATTGTTTGGCGACAGTATGCTAGGCAGATTAATCCTATATTAGCAGGGGTATTAGACCAGGCGATCGCCTATCATCCACGCGATCGCTTTCCGACGGCTAAAGAAATGCTGTCAGCTTTGCAATTTGCTTCATCCAGTGTACCTCCCACAATACCTTATCAACAACCATTAGTAGCAACAGCGCCAGCCACAGCACCACCTCCCGTCCCATCTCAATACACAGTTGCGGTTAGTCCAGGATCTACCGGACTACCTCCTGAACCAGTCAGTAAACCAAAGGGAATTTTTCTCGGCAGTTTAATTGTAGGTGGTTTGATTGGTGCTTCTATTCTGATTGGTTTTGCCATGAATAGACCACCCCAATCAGTTCAACCAGTTACCCAACCAAGCAACTCATTTAAAGAACCTGCAACGAACCAGAGTGAAGTGCCGAATGTTACGCCACCTGTAAATTCTCCAATTGCCAGAATTACAGAACCTTCTCCAAATCCCATTGAACCAGAGGAAGTTACACAACCTGTAAATCCCTCTCCTCCCAAAACAGTTCCTCCTCAACCCCCGGTTTATCAACCTCCTGCGGTAATACAGCCAGAAACCCTCAGACCATCACCAGCAGAATCTGTGGAGAATTATTATATCAATATTAACCAGGGTCATTATGAAACTGCGTGGAATCAACTAGCTCCCAGCCTACAAAGTAATCAACGTCTCCACCCAGATGGTTATCTTTCCTACATCGACTGGTGGGGAGGAAAAGTTGAAAGCGTCAATGTTGAACAAGTTAGTTTGTTAGAAGCCAGTGAAGAAACAGCCACTGTCAATGCTAAGTTTCAATACTTGATGAAAAATGGTAGACGAGTTCCTGGTTCTGTCAACTTTTTCCTTTTATGGGATGCTGAAAATAGCAGATGGGTTGTTAGTCAGGTTAAATAA
- a CDS encoding serine/threonine-protein kinase — translation MTKTLLNNRYQVIQVLGAGGFGETFLAEDTHMPSRRRCVIKQLKPIANDPKTYQMIQQRFEREAATLEYLGDSCNQIPKLYAYFSENGLFYLVQEWIQGPTLTNIVEAKGPESETAVREILLSLLSVLDYVHSKGIIHRDIKPDNIILRSADNKPFLIDFGAVKETIRSVVSSSHHPTRSLVIGTPGYMPTEQAIGRPVYATDIYSLGLTAIYLLTGKHPPELQTHLQTGAILWEESAPDVSRHLAKVINQAIQPHVSDRYSTASKMLYALKSPTDISPQPSTTKATVSLSPAHAASTQQTQAISSSPTIPSRKSPKSALIIGSLVLGGLIGGVAISSVTRQPQSQESITTSSTPTPFSDSDNISPTPSPTASPSEPTDTPVAVQPRLDTVVPVEQQPQVTPTFAPEPDISTAEAPQPETAEAPPPETPEPPPQPETPEPPPPETPEPPPQQNPEAAPSNTKSSSVPAFPTGTSQDAVKAALGKPSKNTKGLWNTRAYLYKLEDNVDLGYLFDQKTGILRQTEIAFAPSVPPEVMQRTLEGMLGGNANSEINQGLQRVRDRQTRRYSFNVGGLKGVIERNQQDRIYIGVWDADLHD, via the coding sequence ATGACAAAAACGCTGCTGAACAATCGCTATCAAGTAATTCAAGTACTCGGTGCTGGTGGATTTGGGGAAACCTTTCTGGCAGAAGACACTCATATGCCTTCGCGCCGTCGCTGTGTAATCAAGCAACTCAAACCCATAGCCAATGACCCAAAAACCTACCAAATGATTCAACAGCGCTTTGAAAGGGAAGCTGCAACTTTGGAATATCTGGGTGACAGTTGTAACCAAATTCCCAAGTTATATGCCTACTTTTCGGAGAATGGACTGTTTTACCTGGTTCAAGAATGGATTCAAGGGCCAACTTTGACAAATATTGTCGAAGCCAAAGGGCCAGAGAGCGAAACTGCTGTTCGGGAAATTCTGTTGAGTTTGTTATCAGTTTTAGATTATGTCCACAGTAAAGGCATAATTCACCGGGATATCAAGCCAGATAATATTATTCTGCGCTCTGCTGATAACAAGCCGTTTTTGATTGATTTTGGGGCAGTTAAGGAAACTATCCGTTCAGTTGTGAGTTCTTCTCATCATCCTACGCGATCGCTTGTCATTGGTACACCGGGGTATATGCCCACAGAACAAGCCATAGGACGACCTGTTTACGCCACTGACATCTACAGTTTAGGCTTGACGGCGATTTATTTACTGACGGGTAAACACCCACCAGAACTACAGACACATCTGCAAACAGGAGCAATTCTTTGGGAAGAATCAGCCCCGGATGTGTCGCGACATCTGGCAAAAGTAATTAATCAGGCAATTCAGCCCCATGTGAGCGATCGCTATAGTACTGCCAGTAAAATGCTATATGCTTTAAAATCCCCCACTGATATTTCCCCACAGCCTTCCACCACTAAAGCCACAGTCAGCCTTAGTCCTGCCCATGCAGCATCGACTCAGCAAACCCAAGCAATATCTTCTTCCCCAACTATTCCTAGCCGGAAATCGCCAAAGTCCGCTTTGATTATCGGCAGTTTAGTTTTAGGTGGTTTAATTGGTGGGGTAGCAATTTCTAGCGTGACTCGTCAACCACAGTCTCAAGAATCTATCACCACATCATCTACACCCACACCATTTTCTGACTCAGATAACATCTCACCTACTCCTTCACCAACAGCCTCGCCTTCAGAACCTACGGATACACCAGTTGCAGTACAACCTCGTCTAGATACAGTAGTACCTGTAGAACAACAGCCACAAGTAACTCCCACATTTGCACCAGAACCGGATATTTCCACCGCAGAAGCACCGCAGCCAGAAACCGCAGAAGCACCGCCACCAGAAACCCCAGAACCACCACCCCAGCCAGAAACCCCAGAACCACCGCCACCAGAAACCCCAGAACCACCACCCCAGCAAAATCCCGAAGCTGCTCCTAGTAACACCAAAAGTTCCAGTGTGCCGGCATTTCCTACAGGAACTTCTCAAGATGCTGTCAAAGCAGCATTAGGTAAGCCCAGTAAAAATACTAAAGGGTTATGGAATACTCGTGCTTATCTTTATAAATTGGAAGACAATGTTGATCTTGGTTACTTATTTGACCAAAAAACGGGAATATTGCGCCAAACCGAGATAGCTTTTGCCCCATCTGTTCCACCTGAAGTAATGCAAAGAACATTAGAGGGAATGCTGGGTGGTAATGCTAATAGTGAGATTAACCAAGGACTTCAAAGAGTACGCGATCGCCAAACTAGGCGATACTCTTTTAATGTAGGCGGATTAAAAGGTGTAATTGAACGCAATCAGCAGGATCGGATTTATATTGGCGTTTGGGATGCTGATTTGCATGATTAA
- the rplL gene encoding 50S ribosomal protein L7/L12, with protein MSATTDQILEQLKTLSLLEASELVKQIEEAFGVSAAAPAGGMMMMAPGAAAAAEPVEEKTEFDVILDSVPADKKIAVLKIVRELTGLGLKEAKDLVEAAPKAVKEGIAKDAAEDAKKRIEEAGGKVTVK; from the coding sequence ATGTCTGCTACAACTGATCAAATTCTCGAACAATTGAAAACCCTCTCTTTGCTAGAAGCATCTGAGTTAGTTAAGCAAATTGAAGAAGCTTTCGGCGTGAGTGCTGCTGCACCTGCTGGTGGGATGATGATGATGGCTCCTGGCGCTGCTGCTGCGGCTGAACCAGTAGAAGAAAAAACTGAGTTTGATGTGATACTAGATTCAGTTCCAGCTGACAAGAAGATTGCTGTTCTGAAGATTGTCCGCGAATTGACTGGTTTAGGTCTCAAAGAAGCCAAAGACTTGGTGGAAGCTGCGCCTAAAGCAGTCAAGGAAGGTATTGCTAAGGACGCGGCTGAAGACGCTAAGAAGCGGATCGAAGAAGCTGGCGGTAAGGTAACTGTCAAGTAG
- the rplJ gene encoding 50S ribosomal protein L10: protein MGRTLENKKEIVADLKNSLSESTLALVIDYQGLTVAQITDLRQKLRPSGAVCKVTKNTLMGIAIDGDENWQPLSELLQGSSAFLLVKEDFSSAIKAYQEFQKVTKKTELRGGVMEGRLLKETDVKALGDLPSKEQLMAQIAGAINALATKVAVGINEVPSSLARALQAVADKEKEQGESTESAEPSTESAAE from the coding sequence ATGGGTAGAACGCTAGAAAACAAAAAAGAGATAGTAGCTGATCTCAAAAACAGTCTGAGTGAGTCAACTTTGGCACTGGTAATTGATTATCAGGGTTTAACAGTTGCTCAAATCACTGACTTACGCCAGAAGCTGCGTCCGAGTGGTGCTGTTTGTAAGGTAACGAAAAACACCTTAATGGGCATTGCCATTGACGGTGACGAGAATTGGCAACCACTTTCGGAGTTGCTCCAAGGTTCTTCGGCTTTTTTGCTGGTTAAAGAAGATTTTTCTTCAGCAATTAAGGCTTATCAAGAGTTTCAGAAAGTTACCAAGAAGACAGAACTTCGTGGTGGCGTTATGGAAGGTCGCCTGCTCAAGGAGACTGATGTCAAGGCTCTAGGAGACTTGCCATCCAAGGAACAACTCATGGCGCAAATTGCCGGAGCTATCAACGCCTTGGCTACCAAAGTGGCTGTTGGTATCAACGAAGTTCCCAGTTCTTTGGCTCGTGCTTTACAAGCTGTGGCTGATAAAGAGAAAGAACAAGGTGAGAGTACCGAAAGTGCGGAACCGAGTACCGAAAGTGCGGCTGAATAA